The Coccidioides posadasii str. Silveira chromosome 3, complete sequence genome contains a region encoding:
- a CDS encoding uncharacterized protein (SECRETED:SignalP(1-18)~antiSMASH:Cluster_3.4~antiSMASH:Cluster_3.3~TransMembrane:3 (n3-14c24/25o48-74i86-106o139-159i)) — protein sequence MGVITTIIAVGPLASSSAAFMCSAVQQKAVGSFLNTSIPPVARQALYYHWFLGFRNAVYLSAPCHITTLVLCFINLFSGMSNAPSMLWLGGILFTFGHMYPLRLGLEHLGLTEKAWKAKSADEGYAFVKSFVDANVQRLTFVDFPGWLCIVAAVVLGAARSN from the exons ATGGGCGTAATTACAACAATCATCGCCGTTGGGCCGTTAGCGAGTTCTTCAGCGGC CTTCATGTGCTCCGCAGTCCAGCAGAAGGCCGTCGGATCCTTTCTCAATACCTCCATACCACCTGTCGCTCGACAGGCACTGTACTACCACTGGTTTCTCGGGTTCCGGAATGCCGTCTATCTCTCTGCGCCGTGCCATATCACGACCCTCGTGCTATGCTTCATCAACCTATTCTCGGGGATGTCGAACGCGCCGTCGATGCTCTGGCTGGGTGGGATTCTTTTCACCTTCGGCCACATGTATCCATTGCGGCTGGGACTCGAACACCTGGGTCTGACGGAAAAGGCCTGGAAGGCAAAGTCCGCGGACGAAGGGTACGCTTTTGTGAAGTCATTTGTGGACGCGAATGTGCAGAGATTGACGTTTGTCGACTTTCCTGGGTGGCTCTGCATCGTTGCCGCTGTGGTTCTCGGCGCTGCGCGTTCCAATTGA